In a genomic window of Mucilaginibacter sp. KACC 22063:
- a CDS encoding mandelate racemase/muconate lactonizing enzyme family protein has product MATEKTQLKITHIDIYRFSIEMEPFTIATGTMNYAQNTFIRVHTDAGFYGVGECSAFPMIVGETQDTCLIMAREFAKLWTGKDALDIPARLQQLHDFTAGNTTIKSGFDMALYDIASKHAGLPLYQYLGGSKRETESDITIGISTPEIMAQKAIAFKNTGAYILKVKLGKNALEDVERIKQIRHAVGSDMKIRVDANQGWSLDDAVIALNGLGELDVEFCEQPMRTWYNDRLPELMKLSPVKIMADESVYNHHDARMQIQSGSCHYINIKLAKSGGLYEAKKIHDVAAENGVACMMGGMLESRIALSAKLHFVYASPNIHFYDMDTCMLGHLEDPCTGGVTYDGYKLNIDDAIGIGADADEAFLAKCERWTV; this is encoded by the coding sequence ATGGCTACCGAAAAAACGCAACTTAAAATTACGCACATAGATATATACCGTTTCAGTATTGAAATGGAACCTTTTACCATTGCTACCGGCACCATGAACTATGCGCAGAACACCTTTATCCGTGTGCATACTGATGCAGGCTTCTATGGAGTAGGCGAGTGTTCTGCCTTCCCGATGATTGTGGGCGAAACCCAGGATACCTGCCTGATTATGGCGCGTGAGTTTGCTAAGCTTTGGACAGGTAAGGATGCGCTTGATATACCGGCCCGGCTGCAGCAGCTGCATGATTTTACAGCAGGCAACACTACCATAAAAAGTGGTTTTGATATGGCGCTGTATGATATTGCATCCAAACATGCGGGTTTGCCTTTATATCAGTACCTGGGTGGCAGCAAACGCGAAACAGAGAGCGATATTACAATTGGTATCAGTACGCCAGAGATTATGGCGCAAAAAGCTATAGCATTTAAAAATACCGGTGCGTATATATTAAAGGTAAAGTTGGGTAAGAATGCTTTGGAAGATGTGGAACGGATAAAGCAGATAAGGCATGCAGTTGGCAGCGACATGAAGATAAGGGTAGATGCTAACCAGGGATGGAGCTTAGACGATGCTGTTATTGCTTTAAACGGACTTGGCGAACTTGATGTGGAGTTTTGTGAACAACCCATGCGAACCTGGTATAACGACCGCCTGCCTGAATTGATGAAGTTATCACCGGTTAAAATTATGGCCGATGAAAGTGTGTACAACCATCACGATGCGCGCATGCAGATACAAAGCGGCTCTTGCCATTATATCAATATCAAACTGGCCAAATCCGGTGGCTTGTACGAAGCTAAAAAGATACACGATGTTGCTGCGGAGAACGGCGTAGCCTGTATGATGGGTGGTATGCTGGAAAGTCGTATTGCACTCAGCGCCAAATTGCATTTTGTTTACGCAAGTCCTAATATTCATTTTTATGATATGGACACCTGTATGCTGGGCCACCTCGAAGACCCATGTACAGGAGGTGTTACCTATGATGGATATAAATTGAATATAGACGATGCTATTGGCATAGGCGCTGATGCCGATGAAGCGTTTTTAGCTAAATGCGAAAGATGGACCGTGTAA
- a CDS encoding DUF4290 domain-containing protein produces MAQSNKPLTEFDYNSTRSKLLLTEYGRNVQNMVKYICGLPTKEERNRYAQVVIDLMGFLNPHLRDVADFKHKLWDHLHLISDFKIDVDSPYPLPEPEVLHAKPAPLKYPNQRIKYKHYGKTVELMMDKAKSIEDPARKQHMVQAIANFMKMAYVQWNKDSVADESIISDLKDMSGGDLSLEENVNLNRVEYRVTPTNNNNNNRGRTNNNNPRNNNQNNRNNNPRNNNQNNRNRGKKY; encoded by the coding sequence ATGGCCCAATCTAATAAGCCTTTAACTGAATTTGATTACAATTCAACCAGGAGCAAATTATTACTTACCGAGTACGGCCGCAACGTACAAAATATGGTAAAATATATATGCGGTTTACCAACAAAAGAAGAACGTAACCGCTATGCACAGGTGGTAATTGACCTGATGGGTTTTTTAAATCCTCACCTACGCGATGTTGCCGACTTTAAACATAAGTTATGGGATCACCTGCATCTGATCTCTGATTTCAAAATTGATGTAGATTCGCCCTACCCATTGCCAGAGCCTGAAGTATTACATGCTAAGCCGGCTCCGCTTAAATACCCTAATCAACGTATTAAATACAAACATTATGGTAAAACCGTTGAGTTAATGATGGATAAGGCCAAATCAATAGAAGATCCGGCGCGTAAACAGCACATGGTACAAGCTATTGCCAATTTTATGAAGATGGCTTATGTGCAATGGAATAAAGATTCGGTTGCTGATGAAAGCATTATTTCTGACCTAAAAGATATGTCGGGAGGCGATCTTAGCCTTGAAGAAAACGTAAACCTTAACCGGGTTGAGTACAGGGTTACCCCAACCAACAATAATAACAACAACCGCGGCCGCACAAATAACAATAATCCGCGTAACAATAACCAGAATAACCGCAACAACAATCCGCGCAACAACAATCAGAATAACCGTAATCGCGGAAAAAAATATTAA
- the murA gene encoding UDP-N-acetylglucosamine 1-carboxyvinyltransferase, whose product MKNAFVIQGGKPLKGEIIPQGAKNEALQILSAVLLTPEPMTISNIPDIVDVNKLIELLQDMGVETERLASDTYRFQAKNIDPEFFESPEFKAKGGGLRGSIMIVGPLLARYGKAAIPKPGGDKIGRRRLDTHFLGFEKLGARFDYNPETGFYKVDASDLKGTYILLDEASVTGTANIVMAAVLAKGTTTIYNAACEPYLQQLCKMLNRMGAKISGIGSNLLTIEGVTELKGTEHRMLPDMIEIGSFIGLAAMTGSEITIKDVHYDELGIIPNTFRRLGIKLERRGDDIYIPAQDHYEIETFIDGSTMTIADAPWPGFTPDLLSIVLVVATQAKGSVLIHQKMFESRLFFVDKLLDMGAQIILCDPHRASVIGLDKRVQLRGISMTSPDIRAGVSLLIAALSAQGQSTIYNIEQIERGYQHIDERLRALGADITRI is encoded by the coding sequence ATGAAAAACGCTTTTGTAATTCAGGGCGGCAAACCGCTTAAAGGTGAAATTATACCACAGGGCGCCAAAAATGAGGCGCTACAGATACTATCAGCGGTATTGCTTACTCCAGAACCCATGACCATTAGCAATATCCCTGATATTGTAGATGTAAATAAATTAATTGAATTATTGCAGGATATGGGCGTAGAAACAGAGCGCCTTGCTTCTGATACTTACCGTTTCCAGGCTAAAAATATAGATCCCGAATTTTTCGAATCACCGGAGTTTAAAGCTAAAGGTGGTGGCTTACGTGGCTCTATCATGATTGTTGGCCCTTTGCTGGCACGCTATGGTAAAGCAGCAATACCCAAACCGGGTGGTGATAAAATAGGCCGCCGTCGTTTGGATACTCACTTTTTAGGCTTTGAAAAATTAGGCGCACGTTTTGACTACAACCCCGAAACCGGGTTTTATAAGGTTGATGCCAGTGATCTTAAAGGAACCTATATCCTTTTGGACGAAGCATCGGTAACTGGTACGGCAAACATTGTAATGGCTGCAGTTTTAGCAAAAGGTACAACCACCATTTATAATGCCGCCTGCGAACCTTATTTACAGCAGCTTTGTAAAATGCTGAATCGTATGGGTGCAAAAATCAGTGGCATCGGTTCAAACCTGCTTACTATTGAAGGTGTAACCGAGTTAAAAGGCACAGAGCACCGCATGCTGCCTGATATGATCGAAATTGGCTCGTTCATCGGCCTTGCTGCCATGACGGGTTCAGAGATTACCATCAAGGATGTACATTATGATGAGTTAGGCATCATTCCCAATACATTTAGGCGTTTAGGTATTAAGCTGGAGCGTCGCGGTGATGATATTTACATCCCTGCTCAGGACCATTACGAGATCGAGACTTTCATTGATGGTTCTACCATGACCATTGCCGATGCCCCGTGGCCAGGCTTCACCCCCGACCTGTTGAGCATTGTACTGGTCGTAGCTACGCAAGCTAAAGGCTCAGTTCTTATTCACCAGAAAATGTTTGAGAGCCGCCTGTTCTTCGTTGATAAGTTATTGGATATGGGTGCCCAGATCATACTTTGCGATCCGCATCGTGCAAGTGTTATCGGTTTAGATAAACGCGTGCAGCTACGCGGTATTTCAATGACCTCGCCAGATATCCGCGCCGGAGTTTCATTACTGATTGCAGCATTATCAGCACAAGGCCAGTCGACTATCTACAACATCGAACAAATTGAACGTGGCTATCAGCACATCGACGAGCGCTTAAGGGCTTTAGGTGCAGATATTACAAGGATATAA
- a CDS encoding heavy-metal-associated domain-containing protein, whose protein sequence is MEHTYAVTGMTCAGCQYKVQTLLGKVSGVTDVDIDLDAGEAHVKMDHHVPTSDLQNALKEYPKYQLNEKQVSMPAMSAFEELAEKSWVETYKPILLIFGYIFVASMIAGATPIGFNEMLAMRIFMAGFFLVFSFFKLLNLEGFADSYAMYDVIARKFKGWGYIYAFTELALGLAYATNFQPVITNAVTFVVMSVSIVGVLQTVLSKKTIRCACLGAVFNLPMSTVTIIEDGLMIAMSAVMLVMLF, encoded by the coding sequence ATGGAACATACCTATGCAGTTACCGGCATGACCTGTGCCGGATGCCAATATAAAGTACAAACCTTACTGGGAAAGGTAAGCGGTGTTACCGATGTTGATATTGATTTAGATGCCGGTGAAGCGCATGTAAAAATGGATCATCATGTGCCAACAAGTGATTTGCAAAACGCTTTAAAAGAATATCCAAAATATCAGCTTAATGAAAAGCAGGTGAGCATGCCTGCGATGTCAGCTTTTGAGGAGCTGGCTGAAAAGAGCTGGGTGGAGACCTACAAGCCAATATTATTGATCTTTGGGTACATTTTTGTAGCCTCGATGATAGCCGGGGCAACGCCGATTGGCTTTAATGAAATGTTAGCTATGCGCATTTTTATGGCAGGCTTCTTTTTGGTCTTCTCTTTCTTTAAGCTACTTAACCTTGAAGGCTTTGCAGATAGTTATGCTATGTATGATGTTATCGCCCGGAAATTTAAGGGATGGGGGTATATCTATGCTTTTACAGAGTTGGCATTAGGTTTGGCTTATGCTACTAACTTTCAACCAGTAATTACTAATGCGGTAACATTTGTGGTAATGTCGGTAAGTATTGTAGGCGTTTTACAAACTGTTTTATCCAAAAAGACAATTCGTTGTGCTTGCCTGGGAGCAGTGTTTAACCTGCCGATGAGCACCGTTACCATTATTGAAGATGGCTTGATGATAGCCATGAGTGCGGTAATGCTGGTGATGTTGTTTTAG
- a CDS encoding helix-turn-helix domain-containing protein yields the protein MAVEKVLTEGGYHIKQVDLGEAEIAEEPTKDQLDKLNTELHKLGFELIDDRKSRLIEKIRNIIVELVHHSDEPLQVNLSDYLTQQLPYDYKYLSNIFSESTGTTIEKYYISQKIEKIKELLTYDELSLSEIAYRMGYSSAAYLSNQFKKLTGLTPGHFKEIGSDKRRNIEEL from the coding sequence ATGGCGGTTGAGAAAGTACTTACCGAAGGGGGATACCATATTAAACAAGTGGATCTGGGAGAAGCAGAAATTGCCGAAGAACCTACTAAAGATCAGCTTGATAAGCTGAATACCGAACTGCATAAGCTTGGCTTTGAACTGATTGACGACCGGAAAAGCAGGTTGATTGAAAAGATTAGAAACATTATTGTGGAGTTAGTACACCATAGTGATGAGCCATTACAAGTCAACCTTTCTGATTATCTGACCCAACAGCTGCCATACGATTATAAATATTTAAGCAATATCTTTTCAGAATCAACAGGAACAACCATCGAAAAGTATTATATCAGTCAAAAGATAGAAAAGATAAAAGAGCTGCTCACTTATGACGAGCTAAGCCTTAGCGAAATTGCTTACCGTATGGGTTACAGCAGTGCAGCATACCTGTCGAACCAATTTAAAAAACTGACGGGGCTTACGCCTGGCCATTTTAAAGAAATAGGCAGCGACAAACGCCGAAATATTGAAGAACTGTAA
- a CDS encoding ArnT family glycosyltransferase, with protein sequence MPYKNRKPSYGNYILLFVLLKVLFNLLCFSHYGFHRDELLHLALADHLSWGYKEVPPFIALLAFIVKHVLGGSMFATRLFPTIFSAALIWLVGKLVVEFGGRRFAIAVACLSIIFSPGFSGSGYLFQPVIFDQFWWVLSVWLLVKFINTKENKFIYLFGVAVGLGILTKYTMLFFIAALLIGLLSSKHRKLLISKPFLLSALIALLIFLPNIIWQSTHHLPVFTHMHKLQKYQLDGNDRTDFVKQTFLINGVALFVWLIGFVCFFASYKLRRYAFLAIAFVAVFTFLLAMHGKSYYLFPAFPMLFAAGGYMIERWVKTSWNILRVVIILLFTVPNMLLFPVALPFLPLKTTVAYIDKLKQRLPGFRFAVTWEDHKQHPLTQDYADMLGWDEMVNASVAAYNKLNPGEQAGTVFFADNYGESGAFMHLAPPELQPKFISMDSSFALWAPADLNAKNLIYISDDADVSDLIPFSESIVKVGEVTNPLAREYGTAVFLIKGIKPELRKIYQQHLQQKLLE encoded by the coding sequence ATGCCTTATAAAAACCGCAAGCCAAGCTATGGCAATTATATACTCCTGTTTGTATTACTAAAAGTACTTTTTAACCTGCTTTGTTTCAGTCATTACGGCTTTCACCGCGATGAGCTATTACATTTAGCTTTAGCAGATCATTTAAGCTGGGGTTATAAAGAAGTACCGCCATTTATTGCCTTGCTTGCCTTTATAGTTAAGCATGTACTCGGCGGTTCTATGTTTGCTACGCGACTGTTCCCTACTATTTTTTCTGCCGCTTTAATATGGCTTGTGGGTAAGCTTGTGGTAGAGTTTGGTGGCAGGCGCTTCGCCATAGCAGTTGCCTGCTTAAGCATCATCTTTTCTCCGGGCTTTTCTGGCAGCGGTTATCTTTTTCAGCCGGTTATCTTTGATCAGTTTTGGTGGGTGCTCAGCGTTTGGCTATTGGTGAAGTTTATAAACACCAAAGAGAACAAGTTTATTTACCTTTTTGGTGTTGCAGTAGGCCTTGGTATACTCACAAAATACACCATGCTGTTTTTTATAGCTGCATTGTTGATAGGGCTATTAAGCAGCAAGCACCGAAAGCTATTAATCAGTAAACCTTTTTTATTAAGTGCGCTCATTGCATTGCTGATCTTTCTACCCAACATCATCTGGCAATCTACTCACCATTTACCGGTGTTTACACACATGCATAAACTGCAAAAGTATCAGCTGGATGGAAATGATCGTACAGATTTTGTGAAGCAAACCTTCCTGATAAATGGCGTAGCGCTATTTGTTTGGTTGATTGGATTTGTATGCTTTTTTGCATCGTACAAGCTAAGGCGCTATGCCTTTTTAGCTATAGCATTTGTAGCGGTGTTTACCTTCCTATTGGCAATGCATGGTAAGTCCTACTATCTCTTCCCTGCCTTCCCAATGTTGTTTGCCGCAGGCGGATACATGATAGAACGCTGGGTTAAAACCAGCTGGAACATATTGCGTGTTGTAATTATCCTGCTATTTACAGTGCCTAATATGCTGTTATTCCCTGTAGCGCTGCCATTTTTACCGCTTAAAACTACGGTTGCTTATATCGACAAACTAAAGCAACGGTTACCTGGTTTTCGTTTTGCGGTAACCTGGGAAGACCACAAACAGCACCCGCTTACACAAGACTATGCCGACATGCTTGGCTGGGATGAAATGGTAAATGCATCTGTAGCTGCTTACAACAAACTTAACCCCGGTGAACAGGCAGGTACTGTATTCTTTGCTGATAATTACGGCGAATCAGGAGCATTTATGCACCTTGCTCCCCCTGAGCTACAGCCTAAATTTATAAGTATGGATAGTAGCTTTGCATTATGGGCACCTGCTGACTTGAATGCAAAAAACCTGATCTATATCAGCGACGATGCCGATGTAAGCGACCTGATACCATTTTCTGAAAGCATAGTAAAAGTAGGCGAAGTAACTAATCCGCTTGCGCGCGAGTATGGTACAGCGGTATTCTTAATCAAGGGAATTAAACCGGAGCTAAGGAAAATCTATCAACAGCATTTGCAACAAAAGCTGTTAGAGTAA
- a CDS encoding pyridoxal-phosphate dependent enzyme, with protein sequence MWYNNILETIGDTPLVKLNKITKDIPATVLAKIETTNPGNSIKDRMALKMIEDAERDGRLKPGGTIIEGTSGNTGMGLAIAAVIKGYKCIFTSTDKQSKEKFDALRAFGAEVIVCPTNVEPEDPRSYYSVSSRLEREVPNSWKPNQYDNLSNSQAHYEQTGPEIWEQTEGKITHLVVGVGTGGTISGTARYLKEKNPNIQVLGIDTYGSVFKKYKETGIFDKNEIYPYITEGIGEDFLPQNVDFSLIDHFEKVSDKDAALMTREIALKEGIFAGNSTGSAVAGTLQMKDRFKEGDVVVIIFPDHGTRYLGKMYNEDWLRERGFLKDEKMTARDIIHKKEKSEIITIDSEKSVLEAINTIKTLNISQIPVTQQGMVIGKITESDILDRLLENPGLKSAPVSTITTKPFPFVDLNTSIDKISSMINKDNIAVLVEDEQGKIEIITQYDIINAISA encoded by the coding sequence ATGTGGTACAACAATATACTTGAAACCATTGGCGACACGCCCCTGGTAAAACTTAATAAAATAACTAAGGATATACCAGCAACGGTATTGGCCAAAATAGAAACTACCAACCCGGGCAACTCAATTAAAGACCGTATGGCTTTAAAAATGATTGAGGATGCAGAAAGAGACGGCCGTTTAAAACCAGGCGGTACCATCATAGAGGGTACATCTGGTAATACAGGTATGGGCCTTGCTATTGCGGCGGTTATCAAAGGCTACAAGTGTATTTTTACCAGTACCGATAAACAATCGAAAGAGAAATTTGATGCGTTGCGTGCCTTTGGTGCAGAAGTAATCGTTTGCCCTACCAACGTTGAGCCTGAAGACCCGCGCTCGTATTACTCTGTATCTTCGCGATTAGAGAGAGAGGTACCTAACTCATGGAAGCCAAACCAGTATGATAACCTTTCAAACTCGCAGGCGCATTACGAGCAAACCGGCCCCGAAATATGGGAGCAAACTGAAGGCAAGATCACTCACCTGGTAGTAGGCGTAGGTACCGGGGGTACTATTTCTGGTACAGCACGTTATTTAAAAGAAAAAAATCCTAACATCCAGGTGTTGGGCATTGATACTTACGGATCAGTATTTAAAAAATACAAAGAGACAGGCATCTTCGATAAAAACGAGATCTACCCTTATATCACAGAAGGTATAGGCGAAGACTTTTTACCGCAAAACGTTGACTTTAGCCTGATCGACCACTTTGAAAAGGTATCTGATAAGGATGCAGCTTTAATGACCCGCGAGATCGCTTTAAAAGAAGGTATTTTCGCAGGTAATTCAACCGGTTCTGCGGTGGCTGGTACACTGCAAATGAAAGACCGATTTAAAGAGGGTGATGTAGTGGTTATTATTTTTCCGGATCATGGTACCCGTTACCTGGGTAAAATGTATAACGAAGATTGGTTGCGCGAACGTGGTTTCCTGAAAGATGAAAAAATGACCGCCCGCGACATTATTCATAAGAAAGAGAAATCAGAGATCATTACCATTGATTCTGAAAAATCTGTTTTAGAGGCAATTAATACGATTAAGACACTTAATATTTCTCAGATTCCGGTTACTCAGCAAGGTATGGTTATCGGTAAGATCACAGAAAGTGACATTTTAGATCGATTGCTTGAAAATCCGGGTTTGAAGTCAGCTCCGGTAAGTACCATCACTACTAAGCCATTTCCTTTTGTTGATCTGAATACATCGATTGATAAAATATCTTCGATGATCAATAAAGACAATATTGCGGTGCTTGTTGAAGATGAGCAAGGAAAAATTGAGATTATTACTCAATACGATATCATCAACGCGATATCTGCATAA
- a CDS encoding AMP nucleosidase — protein sequence MNEEIEIKKDPAIVEQAKKVKEIQSPVKSGLKTKESIVDNWLPRYTGRPLSDFSQYIILTNFSKYLQLFSQWNDNAPIMGLDKPMQSVTADGITIINFGMGSPVAATVMDLLTAIKPKAVIFLGKCGGLKKKNNVGDLILPIAAIRGEGTSNDYLPPEVPALPAFALQKAISTTIRDFSRDYWTGTCYTTNRRVWEHDKDFKKYLKTLRAMAVDMETATIFTTGFANKIPTGALLLVSDQPMIPEGVKTAESDSKVTESYVETHLKIGIQSLKQLINNGLTVKHLIF from the coding sequence ATGAACGAAGAAATCGAAATCAAAAAAGATCCCGCCATTGTTGAACAAGCTAAAAAAGTTAAGGAAATCCAATCGCCTGTAAAGTCGGGATTAAAAACCAAGGAGTCTATCGTTGACAACTGGTTGCCGCGTTATACAGGTCGTCCGCTTAGCGATTTTAGCCAATACATCATCCTGACCAATTTTTCTAAATACCTGCAGCTATTTTCTCAATGGAACGATAATGCACCTATTATGGGCCTTGATAAGCCTATGCAAAGTGTAACTGCCGACGGTATAACTATTATAAATTTCGGTATGGGCAGCCCGGTTGCAGCAACTGTAATGGATTTGCTTACTGCCATAAAACCTAAAGCCGTTATATTTTTAGGTAAATGCGGCGGCCTTAAAAAGAAGAACAATGTAGGCGACCTGATCCTGCCAATTGCGGCCATCAGGGGAGAAGGTACATCAAACGATTATCTGCCGCCAGAAGTGCCTGCACTACCGGCTTTCGCCCTTCAAAAAGCAATATCTACCACCATTCGTGATTTTAGCCGCGATTACTGGACCGGTACCTGCTACACTACCAACCGCAGGGTATGGGAGCATGATAAAGACTTTAAAAAATATCTTAAAACACTAAGGGCAATGGCTGTGGATATGGAAACAGCTACCATCTTCACCACCGGCTTTGCCAATAAGATCCCAACCGGTGCGTTATTGTTAGTATCAGATCAGCCGATGATACCGGAGGGTGTTAAAACTGCCGAAAGCGATTCGAAAGTTACCGAAAGCTATGTGGAAACACATTTAAAGATCGGTATACAGTCGCTTAAGCAATTAATTAACAACGGTTTAACGGTTAAGCATCTGATTTTTTAA
- the clpX gene encoding ATP-dependent Clp protease ATP-binding subunit ClpX: MNKNSKEIRCSFCGAGKQDSLMLIAGLDAHICDKCVNQANEILAEELKVRKVKSSPSAPTILKPAEIKTHLDQYVIGQDDAKKILSVAVYNHYKRLNQRIEKDEVEIEKSNIIMVGETGTGKTLLAKTIAKVLNVPFCICDATVLTEAGYVGEDVESILTRLLQAADYDVTAAEKGIVYIDEVDKIARKSDNASITRDVSGEGVQQALLKILEGTMVNVPPQGGRKHPDQKMITVNTSNILFICGGAFDGIEKKIASRLRTQTVGYKLKNDDSEVDLKNLYKYITPQDLKSFGLIPELIGRLPVLTYLNPLDRSALHSILTEPKNSLLKQYKKLFEYEGVKLDFEDEVLDFIVDKAMEFKLGARGLRSICEAIMIDAMFDFPSQKDVKRLNVTLDYAREKFEKSDLKKLKVA; this comes from the coding sequence ATGAATAAGAACAGCAAGGAAATCAGGTGTTCGTTTTGTGGCGCCGGTAAACAGGATTCCCTGATGCTGATAGCCGGGCTGGATGCGCACATCTGTGATAAATGTGTGAACCAGGCCAACGAGATATTAGCTGAAGAACTTAAGGTTCGTAAAGTTAAGTCGTCTCCATCTGCACCGACAATATTAAAGCCTGCCGAAATTAAAACACACCTTGACCAGTATGTAATTGGTCAGGATGATGCCAAGAAAATTCTTTCAGTAGCAGTATATAACCATTACAAGCGTTTAAACCAGCGTATTGAAAAAGATGAGGTAGAGATTGAAAAATCGAACATCATTATGGTAGGCGAAACCGGTACGGGTAAAACCTTACTGGCCAAAACCATTGCCAAAGTACTTAACGTACCCTTCTGTATCTGTGATGCTACAGTATTAACTGAAGCCGGTTACGTAGGCGAGGACGTTGAAAGCATATTAACACGATTACTGCAAGCTGCCGATTACGATGTAACCGCCGCAGAAAAAGGTATCGTTTACATTGACGAGGTGGATAAAATTGCACGCAAAAGCGACAATGCATCTATTACCCGCGATGTATCTGGCGAAGGTGTACAACAAGCCCTTTTGAAGATTTTAGAAGGTACTATGGTTAACGTACCACCTCAAGGCGGCCGTAAACACCCAGATCAGAAAATGATCACCGTTAATACCAGCAACATCCTGTTTATATGCGGTGGTGCGTTTGACGGTATAGAGAAGAAAATTGCAAGCCGTTTGCGTACGCAAACAGTTGGGTATAAATTAAAGAACGACGATAGCGAGGTTGATCTTAAAAACCTTTATAAGTATATCACTCCGCAGGATCTTAAGTCTTTCGGTTTGATACCAGAGCTGATCGGCCGTTTACCGGTACTTACTTACCTAAATCCGCTTGACCGCAGTGCATTGCACAGCATCCTTACCGAGCCTAAAAACTCGCTACTTAAACAGTACAAAAAACTGTTTGAATATGAAGGTGTTAAACTGGACTTTGAAGACGAAGTACTTGACTTTATTGTGGACAAAGCAATGGAGTTTAAACTTGGTGCCCGTGGTTTGCGCTCTATTTGCGAAGCCATTATGATTGATGCCATGTTTGATTTTCCATCGCAGAAAGATGTTAAGCGTTTAAACGTTACGCTTGACTATGCCCGTGAGAAATTTGAAAAATCGGACCTTAAAAAATTAAAAGTAGCTTAA
- the clpP gene encoding ATP-dependent Clp endopeptidase proteolytic subunit ClpP yields the protein MNNINKDEFRKYAVKHHRINSIYVDKFISSVEHKMMPTAIANPVGMTPYIIEERQLNVAQMDVFSRLMMDRIIFLGDAIYENIANIIQAQLLFLQSADAKRDIQIYINSPGGSVYAGLGIYDTMQFVSNDVATICTGMAASMAAVLLCAGADGKRAALPHSRVMIHQPLGGAQGQASDIEITAREIQKLKKELYEIISKHSGTPYEKVWEASDRDHWMIADEAKAFGMVDEVLRSGSEK from the coding sequence ATGAATAATATTAATAAAGACGAGTTCAGAAAATATGCCGTTAAGCACCACCGTATTAACAGCATCTACGTAGATAAATTTATATCAAGCGTTGAGCACAAAATGATGCCTACTGCTATTGCAAATCCAGTTGGCATGACTCCTTACATTATTGAGGAACGTCAGCTTAACGTAGCTCAAATGGACGTGTTTTCTCGTTTAATGATGGACCGTATCATCTTTTTAGGTGATGCCATTTATGAAAATATTGCTAACATCATCCAGGCGCAATTACTGTTCTTACAATCAGCCGATGCTAAACGTGACATCCAGATCTATATCAACTCACCTGGTGGTTCTGTTTATGCGGGCTTAGGTATCTATGATACCATGCAATTTGTAAGTAACGATGTTGCTACCATTTGTACAGGTATGGCTGCTTCAATGGCTGCTGTATTATTATGTGCCGGTGCCGATGGCAAACGCGCGGCTTTACCACACTCACGCGTAATGATTCACCAACCCCTGGGTGGTGCGCAAGGCCAGGCTTCTGATATCGAGATCACTGCCCGCGAGATTCAAAAGCTTAAAAAAGAGCTTTATGAGATCATCTCTAAACACAGCGGCACACCTTACGAGAAAGTTTGGGAAGCATCAGACCGCGACCATTGGATGATTGCTGATGAAGCAAAAGCATTCGGTATGGTTGATGAAGTTCTTCGCAGCGGAAGCGAGAAGTAA
- a CDS encoding four helix bundle protein — MNQFRFQNLEIWQLSINIGNQLCDIADLLETKKKYRFAEQLNGAALSISNNIAEGSGASSKKEFCRFLDYAHRSVFENANILHLLHLRQFISNEQLVYFLEELNKLARKINSFQKYLSKED, encoded by the coding sequence ATGAATCAATTTAGATTTCAAAACCTTGAAATTTGGCAACTGTCCATTAATATAGGTAATCAGTTATGTGATATAGCTGACTTACTGGAAACAAAAAAGAAATACAGATTTGCAGAGCAGCTCAATGGGGCTGCTCTCAGTATTTCAAATAATATCGCAGAAGGGAGTGGTGCCAGCTCAAAAAAAGAGTTTTGCCGTTTTCTGGACTACGCTCATCGTTCGGTATTTGAAAATGCCAACATCTTACATCTTCTTCATCTTCGCCAGTTTATTTCCAATGAGCAATTAGTTTATTTTTTAGAAGAATTAAATAAATTAGCCCGCAAAATAAACAGCTTTCAGAAGTACCTTAGCAAAGAAGACTGA